From Variovorax sp. PMC12, the proteins below share one genomic window:
- a CDS encoding histone H1-like DNA-binding protein, translating to MATAKKAPAKKAAAKKAPAKKVVAAKKAPAKKVAAKKAPAKKVAAKKVAAKKAPAKKVAAKKAAPAKKAAAKKAPAKKAVAKKAPAKKAAAKKAPAKKAAAKKAPAKKAAAKKAPAKKAAAKKAAKKPAAKPAAAAKKPAAKKAAKAAAPAKAAVAPAAAPAAQTTLNPQAAWPFPTASKP from the coding sequence ATGGCAACTGCAAAGAAAGCGCCGGCTAAGAAAGCCGCTGCAAAGAAGGCTCCGGCAAAGAAGGTCGTGGCTGCAAAGAAGGCTCCGGCAAAGAAGGTAGCCGCCAAGAAGGCACCGGCCAAGAAGGTCGCTGCCAAGAAGGTAGCCGCCAAGAAGGCGCCGGCGAAGAAGGTAGCGGCCAAGAAGGCAGCACCTGCCAAGAAGGCCGCCGCCAAGAAGGCGCCTGCCAAGAAGGCCGTAGCGAAGAAGGCCCCGGCCAAGAAGGCTGCTGCGAAGAAGGCGCCTGCCAAGAAGGCCGCCGCCAAGAAGGCGCCTGCGAAGAAGGCTGCTGCCAAGAAGGCGCCTGCGAAAAAGGCCGCGGCCAAGAAAGCCGCGAAAAAGCCCGCTGCCAAGCCTGCCGCTGCTGCCAAGAAGCCTGCTGCGAAGAAGGCTGCCAAGGCAGCAGCGCCCGCCAAGGCTGCCGTAGCACCCGCTGCTGCTCCTGCTGCACAGACGACGCTGAATCCTCAAGCTGCATGGCCGTTTCCCACGGCCAGCAAGCCCTGA
- a CDS encoding carbohydrate kinase family protein, producing the protein MAAVICGSLAFDTIMTFEGRFADQILPDQLHILNVSFLVPTLRRDFGGCAGNIAYSLNALGGTALPMATLGSDGATYLERMRSLGISTEFVRQLDDTFTAQAMIMSDIDNNQITAFHPGAMQQAHVTKVAAREDIKLGIIAPDGRDAMLQHAEQFAAAGIPFVFDPGQGLPMFDGEALRHFVELASWVVVNDYEGKMLSQRTGWSLAEISQRVRGLVVTLAADGCEVWTDGVREHVPGVVPTEVVEPTGCGDAWRGALLFGLEKEWPLAQCAALGNRIGALKIAQRGPQNYQVDRKALGL; encoded by the coding sequence ATGGCAGCAGTAATTTGCGGTTCCCTCGCGTTCGACACGATCATGACTTTCGAGGGGCGGTTCGCCGACCAGATTCTTCCCGACCAGTTGCACATCCTGAATGTGTCGTTCCTGGTGCCGACCCTGCGGCGCGACTTCGGCGGCTGCGCCGGCAACATCGCCTACAGCCTCAATGCGCTCGGCGGCACGGCCCTGCCGATGGCCACGTTGGGCAGCGACGGTGCTACGTACCTCGAGCGCATGCGCTCGCTGGGCATCAGCACGGAGTTCGTGCGCCAGCTCGACGACACCTTCACCGCTCAGGCGATGATCATGAGCGACATCGACAACAACCAGATCACCGCTTTCCACCCCGGCGCGATGCAGCAGGCGCATGTCACCAAGGTGGCGGCGCGCGAGGACATCAAGCTCGGCATCATCGCGCCGGACGGCCGTGACGCCATGCTGCAGCACGCGGAGCAGTTTGCCGCCGCCGGCATTCCGTTCGTCTTCGATCCGGGCCAGGGCCTGCCGATGTTCGACGGCGAGGCGCTGCGCCACTTCGTCGAGCTTGCGAGCTGGGTGGTGGTGAACGACTACGAAGGCAAGATGCTGTCGCAACGCACCGGCTGGAGCCTGGCCGAGATCTCGCAGCGCGTGCGCGGCCTCGTGGTCACGCTGGCGGCCGACGGCTGCGAAGTGTGGACCGACGGTGTGCGCGAACACGTGCCCGGCGTGGTGCCGACGGAGGTGGTCGAGCCCACCGGCTGCGGCGATGCATGGCGCGGTGCGCTGCTGTTCGGCCTGGAAAAGGAATGGCCGCTGGCGCAGTGCGCGGCCCTTGGCAATCGCATCGGCGCGCTCAAGATCGCGCAGCGCGGCCCGCAGAACTACCAGGTCGATCGCAAGGCCCTGGGCCTCTGA
- a CDS encoding ribonucleotide-diphosphate reductase subunit beta: MLTWDEEVKPSLPKDMQQGLQQHHASTGGFSAGRSVDAPTSSIAQPAAATPAATQRVKASDKRIINGQTDVNQLVPFKYKWAWEKYLATCANHWMPQEVNMTRDIALWKDPNGLTEDERRIVKRNLGFFVTADSLAANNIVLGTYRHITAPECRQFLLRQAFEEAIHTHAYQYIVESLGLDESEIFNAYNEVPSIREKDQFLIPFIDAISDPNFKTGTHETDQTLLKSLIVFACLMEGLFFYVGFTQILALGRQNKMTGAAEQYQYILRDESMHCNFGIDLINQLKLENPGLWTPEFKAEIKALFMKAVELEYKYAEDTMPRGVLGMNASMFKGYLRYIANRRAQQIGLETLFPNEENPFPWMSEMIDLKKERNFFETRVIEYQSGGALSWD, encoded by the coding sequence ATGTTGACCTGGGACGAAGAAGTCAAGCCCTCCTTACCAAAGGATATGCAACAAGGATTGCAGCAGCACCACGCATCGACCGGCGGTTTTTCCGCGGGCCGTTCGGTGGATGCTCCGACTTCGTCGATTGCACAGCCCGCAGCAGCAACGCCCGCGGCCACCCAGCGCGTCAAGGCCTCCGACAAGCGCATCATCAACGGTCAGACCGACGTCAACCAGCTGGTGCCCTTCAAGTACAAGTGGGCGTGGGAAAAGTACCTCGCCACCTGCGCCAACCACTGGATGCCGCAGGAAGTGAACATGACGCGCGACATCGCGCTCTGGAAAGACCCGAACGGCCTGACCGAAGACGAGCGCCGCATCGTCAAGCGCAACCTTGGCTTCTTCGTGACCGCCGACTCGCTGGCCGCCAACAACATCGTGCTGGGCACCTATCGCCACATCACGGCCCCCGAATGCCGCCAGTTCCTGCTTCGCCAGGCCTTCGAGGAAGCGATCCACACGCACGCGTACCAGTACATCGTCGAGTCGCTCGGCCTGGACGAGAGCGAGATCTTCAACGCCTACAACGAAGTGCCGTCGATCCGTGAGAAGGACCAGTTCCTGATCCCGTTCATCGACGCCATCAGCGACCCCAACTTCAAGACCGGCACCCACGAGACCGACCAGACGCTGCTCAAGTCGCTCATCGTGTTCGCCTGCCTCATGGAAGGGCTGTTCTTCTACGTCGGCTTCACGCAGATCCTCGCGCTGGGCCGCCAGAACAAGATGACCGGCGCCGCCGAGCAGTACCAGTACATCCTGCGCGACGAGTCGATGCACTGCAACTTCGGCATCGACCTGATCAACCAGCTCAAGCTCGAGAACCCCGGCCTCTGGACCCCCGAGTTCAAGGCGGAGATCAAGGCCCTCTTCATGAAGGCCGTCGAGCTCGAATACAAATACGCCGAAGACACCATGCCTCGCGGCGTGCTCGGCATGAATGCCTCCATGTTCAAGGGCTACCTGCGCTACATCGCCAATCGGCGTGCACAGCAGATCGGCCTCGAAACGCTCTTCCCGAACGAGGAAAACCCGTTCCCCTGGATGAGCGAAATGATTGACCTGAAGAAAGAGCGCAACTTTTTCGAAACCCGCGTGATCGAGTACCAGTCGGGTGGTGCGCTCTCCTGGGATTGA